A genome region from Mycobacterium sp. IDR2000157661 includes the following:
- a CDS encoding helicase-related protein, with translation MDPGGAPLPPLRRADHSAAEEQAHETATHAPHTLTLHPPQRPPLTLVPPLQAQTPDTTTQADETRPHLSAVPDTTPAAGRDTATAAAEASESVPAETAEQQQEVVHPPAVDFQPGTDIRVPSGTKARLTANIAVIDTLMRLQQEGRPATAAEQQTLACWSGWGAVADVFDTRKDTYQSQREYLKEVLGQRQYRAASASTLNAHYTDPAIAEHMWKAVQHAGFSGGRVLEPGCGSGTFIGLAPETAQMVGVEKDPISAAVAAHLYPSAQIRSEGFETTNVPNGSFAAVIGNVPFGDFALRDPSYNPKRLSIHNHFIVKSLELTAPGGYVVVLTSRYSMDNVEDEARREILARADLLGAVRLPTAAFRRVAGTEVVTDILVLRRREADREIAVGEDRWLAVADMDLVGEDGQWSSLPVNTYFHEHPEHMLGTPVIGHGIHGSTTLQVRTMDPSAVPDQVGRCLRRIIDTAVAKDRGLTASPASLTDVTEVSFDPGLLTKATGGQLPAYGTLRFNTEADRFESWDRDKWVETKVYQSRKDETIKLLALRDAANAVVASQRNGLAPEEREQLRGRLNRLYDAYVKRHGPIQRFKWSTPAAITQDKHDEKLAKKIESWRKKNPDAARIPEELIEQWDQEAWETPSPYKLRPHIVTALRNDPSWTTVLALEAYDEQTKEVRKAPIFSVDLLGPPTIRDRAETADEALAISLDQHGGVDLDHIATLLGTDKDAARQHLRGLVFPSLRDPDVLIPATAALSGNVRRALRQAEQAAENDPRYHEYVEALRKVQPLDKQASQISARPGSPWIDARYVAQFARETFAPSEHKIPRIKVDHIQGVWNIECPAHDRAHASFFETWGTRYDNRDAIDLLEMVCNQKEIVVKYTAEETERTGRTGVNRDATVAVQAKAAKISEAFQKWIFADEARRDELVKVYNERFNCLRAPKYCGAALTLPGLSKRFEPHPYQRDAVARIIAEPNVLLDHVVGAGKSGTMFMAAMELRRLGLARQPWIVVPNHIIEQVGKEAKWWYPSAEILLGAPGTDPEGRRRFIAQSATSDWDMVIVPQSLFEAIPVGPEVQHDYIERELEILREALNATTEDTTPTSVKRLEKALQRYETKLKDLTDQARKDTGLRFEQTGADYLFVDEAHMFKNRTRLSAVKELACPNGSERADDLAMKMDLLRQRRREDALAVGRRPTAADERVATFATGTPVANSLGEMYVMQRYLRPDLLEDAGVFHLNDWGAAFTSTINTVEVNATGTQLKPVTRVGKFTNLQELLKLSSVFTDVITRDQVLDQAKIELPELIGGKRTIINIPADQELKDFITDLGYRATAIDPKNMARDNILKISNDGREASLDPRMVHLPAPAYSRTAAVADQVMAVHKATADRIYKDPQHGHDMPNPGALQIVFCDRGTPTKKAGKPKDSFGMYTAIRDELIARGMPAERIRFIHDAEKPEDKLRLFDECNRGMVSVLLGSTEKMGTGTNVQARAVALHHVDVPWRPADLEQREGRIIRQGNQNREVHIFNYVVEGSYDTVMWQKIEAKSLFIEQVKRADIAVDEVEDVGGGDLSASAAETKAIATGDPRYVRQVQLQDEIDHLAALERSHHETLASRDREIAANQRQLAIVASDLQTLAPVAEDAAARDPETRPTILVEGRGHKERKDAAEAFATICRNTYHAMKNAPGYENRPLNVSINGVGLLARRDHINSKLWIKADVPSAEIDVTVMDLHGTIGSLDDSGNAKARGLLTRVENLYKDLPKHHQRLQRTHDQIAGAIEDLQATEVEAFDRGDELAALREEHTTLTTMLRLEAESEAAKAKAAEAEHRMRASGRQPGWSLHLNPTPFLLEESGFDTAEQYRFAQKLAERACAAEYLASQQEQGEEDDRDNGEGLAL, from the coding sequence ATCGACCCCGGCGGCGCCCCGTTACCCCCGCTGCGCCGCGCCGACCACAGCGCCGCCGAGGAACAGGCACACGAGACGGCAACGCATGCCCCGCACACGCTGACCCTGCACCCCCCTCAACGACCGCCGCTGACGCTGGTGCCGCCGCTGCAAGCCCAAACCCCCGACACCACGACCCAGGCAGACGAGACCCGCCCGCACCTGAGCGCAGTCCCCGACACGACGCCCGCCGCAGGGCGTGACACCGCGACCGCCGCTGCCGAGGCTTCGGAGTCGGTCCCGGCGGAGACCGCCGAACAGCAGCAGGAAGTGGTTCACCCGCCAGCGGTGGACTTTCAGCCCGGCACCGACATCCGCGTGCCGTCGGGCACCAAGGCCCGGCTGACGGCCAACATCGCCGTCATCGACACCCTGATGCGACTGCAGCAGGAAGGACGGCCCGCCACCGCCGCCGAGCAGCAGACCCTGGCGTGCTGGTCGGGCTGGGGTGCAGTCGCCGACGTCTTCGACACCCGCAAGGACACCTACCAGTCCCAGCGCGAATACCTCAAAGAGGTGCTGGGGCAGCGGCAGTACCGGGCGGCCTCAGCCAGCACCCTCAACGCCCACTACACCGACCCGGCCATCGCCGAGCACATGTGGAAAGCCGTGCAGCACGCCGGATTCAGCGGCGGCCGCGTCCTGGAGCCGGGCTGCGGATCGGGCACCTTCATCGGGCTGGCACCCGAGACCGCCCAGATGGTCGGGGTCGAGAAGGACCCGATCAGCGCAGCGGTGGCCGCCCACCTATACCCGTCGGCCCAAATCCGTTCCGAGGGCTTCGAAACCACCAACGTGCCCAACGGCAGCTTCGCCGCCGTCATCGGCAACGTGCCGTTCGGCGACTTCGCGCTGCGTGACCCTTCCTATAACCCGAAGCGGCTGTCCATCCACAACCACTTCATCGTCAAGTCCCTCGAGCTGACCGCTCCCGGCGGCTACGTCGTAGTCCTCACCAGCCGCTACAGCATGGACAACGTCGAGGACGAGGCCCGGCGTGAAATCCTCGCCCGCGCTGATCTTCTCGGCGCCGTCCGGTTGCCCACCGCCGCGTTCCGCCGGGTCGCCGGCACCGAGGTGGTCACCGACATCCTCGTGCTGCGCCGCCGCGAGGCCGACCGCGAAATCGCAGTGGGGGAGGACCGCTGGCTGGCTGTGGCCGACATGGACCTCGTCGGTGAGGACGGACAGTGGTCGTCGCTGCCGGTCAACACCTACTTCCATGAGCATCCCGAACACATGCTCGGCACCCCGGTGATCGGGCACGGCATCCACGGCAGCACCACCCTGCAGGTGCGCACGATGGACCCCTCGGCCGTCCCAGACCAGGTGGGCCGCTGCCTGCGCCGGATCATCGACACCGCCGTGGCCAAGGACCGTGGCCTGACCGCCAGCCCGGCCAGCCTCACCGACGTCACCGAAGTCAGCTTCGATCCCGGCCTGCTGACCAAGGCCACCGGCGGCCAACTGCCCGCCTACGGCACCCTGCGCTTCAACACCGAGGCCGACCGGTTCGAATCCTGGGACCGCGACAAGTGGGTGGAAACCAAGGTCTACCAGAGCCGCAAGGACGAGACGATCAAGCTGCTGGCGCTGCGGGATGCCGCCAACGCCGTGGTGGCATCCCAGCGCAACGGGCTGGCGCCCGAGGAACGCGAGCAGCTGCGCGGCCGGCTCAACCGCCTCTACGACGCCTACGTCAAACGCCACGGCCCGATCCAGCGGTTCAAATGGAGTACCCCCGCCGCGATCACCCAGGACAAACACGACGAGAAACTCGCCAAGAAGATCGAGTCGTGGCGCAAGAAGAACCCCGACGCCGCCCGGATCCCCGAGGAACTCATCGAGCAGTGGGACCAGGAGGCCTGGGAAACCCCCAGCCCCTACAAGCTGCGCCCACACATCGTCACCGCCCTGCGCAACGACCCGTCCTGGACCACCGTGCTGGCCCTAGAGGCCTACGACGAGCAGACCAAAGAGGTCCGCAAAGCACCGATCTTCTCCGTCGACCTGCTCGGCCCGCCCACCATCCGAGACCGCGCCGAAACCGCCGACGAAGCCCTAGCCATCAGCCTCGACCAGCACGGCGGCGTCGACCTCGACCACATCGCCACCCTGCTGGGCACCGACAAAGACGCCGCCCGCCAGCACCTACGCGGCCTGGTATTTCCCTCACTACGCGACCCCGACGTACTGATCCCCGCCACCGCCGCCCTGTCGGGCAACGTGCGCCGCGCACTACGACAGGCCGAACAGGCCGCCGAAAACGATCCCCGCTACCACGAATACGTCGAGGCGCTGCGCAAAGTGCAGCCCCTCGACAAGCAGGCCAGCCAAATCAGCGCCCGCCCCGGATCCCCCTGGATCGACGCCCGCTACGTCGCCCAGTTCGCCCGCGAAACCTTCGCCCCCTCCGAGCACAAGATTCCCCGCATCAAAGTCGACCACATCCAGGGCGTGTGGAACATCGAATGCCCCGCCCACGACCGGGCCCACGCCAGCTTCTTCGAAACCTGGGGCACCCGCTACGACAACCGCGACGCCATCGACCTACTCGAAATGGTGTGCAACCAAAAGGAAATCGTCGTCAAGTACACCGCCGAGGAGACCGAGCGAACCGGCCGAACCGGCGTCAACCGCGACGCCACCGTCGCCGTGCAGGCCAAGGCCGCCAAGATCAGCGAGGCGTTCCAAAAGTGGATCTTCGCCGACGAGGCCCGCCGCGACGAACTGGTCAAGGTCTACAACGAACGGTTCAACTGCCTGCGGGCACCCAAGTACTGCGGGGCCGCGCTGACGCTGCCCGGACTGTCGAAGCGCTTCGAACCCCACCCCTACCAACGCGATGCGGTGGCCCGCATCATCGCCGAACCCAACGTGCTTCTCGACCACGTGGTCGGCGCCGGCAAATCCGGCACCATGTTCATGGCCGCCATGGAACTGCGCCGACTCGGGCTGGCCCGCCAACCCTGGATCGTGGTGCCCAACCACATCATCGAGCAGGTCGGCAAGGAGGCCAAGTGGTGGTATCCCAGCGCTGAAATCCTGCTCGGCGCACCCGGAACCGACCCCGAAGGCCGCCGCCGATTCATCGCCCAGTCGGCCACCTCCGACTGGGACATGGTGATCGTGCCGCAGTCGCTGTTTGAGGCGATCCCGGTCGGGCCCGAAGTGCAACACGACTACATCGAACGCGAGCTGGAAATCCTGCGCGAGGCCCTCAACGCCACCACCGAGGACACCACCCCCACCAGCGTCAAGCGTCTCGAAAAAGCGCTGCAGCGCTACGAAACCAAACTCAAAGACCTCACCGATCAGGCCCGCAAGGACACCGGGCTGCGCTTCGAACAGACCGGCGCGGACTACCTATTCGTCGACGAAGCCCACATGTTCAAAAACAGGACACGGCTGTCGGCAGTCAAGGAATTGGCCTGCCCCAACGGATCTGAACGTGCCGACGACCTGGCCATGAAAATGGACCTGCTGCGCCAGCGCCGCCGCGAGGACGCCCTCGCCGTCGGCCGCCGGCCCACCGCGGCCGACGAACGGGTCGCCACCTTCGCCACCGGCACCCCCGTCGCCAACAGCCTCGGCGAAATGTATGTCATGCAGCGCTACCTGCGTCCCGACCTGCTCGAAGACGCCGGAGTGTTCCACCTCAACGACTGGGGCGCAGCGTTCACCTCCACCATCAACACCGTCGAAGTCAACGCCACCGGCACCCAGCTCAAACCCGTCACCCGCGTCGGCAAGTTCACCAACCTCCAAGAGTTGCTGAAGCTGTCGTCGGTGTTCACCGACGTCATCACCCGCGACCAGGTCCTCGACCAAGCCAAAATCGAGCTACCGGAACTGATCGGCGGCAAACGCACCATCATCAACATTCCCGCCGACCAGGAACTCAAAGACTTCATCACCGACCTGGGCTACCGGGCCACCGCCATCGACCCGAAAAACATGGCCCGCGACAACATCCTCAAAATCAGCAACGACGGTCGCGAAGCCAGCCTCGACCCCCGCATGGTGCACCTACCCGCGCCGGCGTACTCGCGCACCGCGGCCGTGGCCGACCAAGTCATGGCGGTACACAAGGCCACCGCCGACCGCATCTACAAAGACCCCCAACACGGCCACGACATGCCCAATCCCGGTGCGCTACAAATCGTTTTCTGCGACCGGGGCACACCGACCAAGAAAGCCGGGAAACCCAAAGACAGCTTCGGCATGTACACCGCGATCCGCGACGAGTTGATCGCCCGCGGCATGCCGGCCGAAAGAATCCGGTTCATCCACGACGCCGAAAAACCCGAGGACAAGCTGCGGCTGTTCGACGAATGCAACCGCGGAATGGTGTCGGTGCTACTCGGATCGACGGAGAAAATGGGCACCGGCACCAACGTGCAGGCCCGCGCGGTCGCCCTGCATCACGTCGATGTCCCTTGGCGCCCAGCCGATCTGGAGCAGCGCGAGGGACGCATCATCCGACAAGGCAACCAGAACCGCGAGGTCCACATCTTCAACTACGTCGTCGAAGGCAGCTACGACACGGTGATGTGGCAGAAGATCGAGGCCAAATCGCTGTTCATCGAACAAGTCAAACGCGCCGACATCGCCGTCGATGAAGTCGAAGACGTCGGTGGGGGAGACCTCAGCGCCAGCGCCGCCGAAACCAAAGCCATCGCCACCGGCGACCCGCGCTACGTGCGGCAAGTGCAGCTGCAGGACGAGATCGACCACCTCGCCGCACTGGAACGCTCCCACCACGAGACGCTGGCCAGCCGCGACCGCGAAATCGCCGCCAACCAACGCCAACTCGCCATCGTCGCCTCCGACCTGCAGACCCTGGCGCCCGTGGCCGAAGACGCCGCCGCCCGCGACCCCGAGACCCGCCCGACCATCCTGGTCGAAGGCCGCGGACACAAGGAACGCAAAGACGCCGCCGAAGCGTTCGCCACCATCTGCCGCAACACCTACCACGCCATGAAAAACGCACCCGGATACGAGAACCGCCCGCTGAACGTCTCGATCAACGGCGTCGGGCTGCTCGCCCGCCGAGACCACATCAACTCGAAACTATGGATCAAAGCCGACGTGCCGTCAGCCGAAATCGATGTCACGGTGATGGACCTGCACGGAACCATCGGCAGTCTCGATGACAGCGGCAACGCCAAAGCCCGAGGTTTACTCACCCGCGTGGAAAACCTCTACAAAGACCTGCCCAAGCACCACCAGCGGCTGCAGCGCACCCACGACCAGATCGCCGGCGCCATCGAAGACCTCCAAGCCACCGAGGTCGAGGCGTTCGACCGCGGCGACGAACTCGCTGCGCTGCGAGAAGAACACACCACCTTGACCACCATGCTGCGGCTGGAGGCCGAATCCGAGGCGGCCAAAGCCAAAGCCGCCGAAGCAGAACACCGCATGCGGGCCTCCGGCCGACAACCCGGATGGTCGCTGCACCTCAACCCGACCCCGTTCCTCCTCGAGGAATCCGGTTTCGACACCGCCGAGCAGTACCGCTTCGCCCAAAAGCTGGCCGAGCGAGCCTGCGCCGCCGAATACCTTGCCTCCCAACAGGAACAGGGCGAGGAAGACGACCGCGACAACGGCGAAGGGCTGGCACTGTGA
- a CDS encoding Fic/DOC family protein, with the protein MAWADYFWPGTSVLRNKLGITDPAELAKADYELAAMRTQEIASGRAPITASLDAAHLKSLHWWIFQDLYSFAGIYRDVPIAKGTHFAPPTNIDECLSKATDIIRSVSWSELDTADFADEAAKVFAWVNFAHPFREGNGRASRAFMDAVAANAHRWLDYSCVDPAVWNQRCAFSMPDLDDTSPQHHWLTPVFATMVRAQPRTIELPERTMRARDTRYDLGL; encoded by the coding sequence ATGGCGTGGGCCGACTATTTCTGGCCTGGCACCTCGGTCCTTCGCAACAAGCTGGGTATCACCGATCCCGCTGAACTCGCCAAAGCTGACTACGAGTTGGCCGCCATGCGGACACAGGAGATCGCCAGTGGGCGCGCGCCGATCACTGCCAGCCTCGATGCTGCCCACTTGAAGTCGTTGCATTGGTGGATTTTTCAGGACCTCTACTCCTTCGCGGGAATCTACCGCGATGTGCCGATCGCCAAAGGCACCCATTTCGCGCCGCCCACAAATATCGATGAATGTCTCTCCAAGGCAACAGATATCATCCGTTCCGTCTCGTGGAGTGAGCTTGACACGGCAGATTTCGCCGACGAGGCGGCGAAAGTCTTTGCCTGGGTGAACTTTGCCCATCCGTTCCGGGAGGGCAATGGACGCGCCTCCCGAGCATTCATGGACGCGGTCGCCGCGAATGCGCACCGGTGGCTGGACTACTCCTGTGTCGACCCTGCCGTGTGGAACCAGAGATGCGCCTTCTCAATGCCCGACCTTGACGACACCAGCCCCCAGCATCATTGGCTGACACCAGTTTTCGCGACGATGGTGCGCGCACAACCGCGCACCATCGAACTACCCGAGCGCACCATGCGCGCCCGCGACACCCGGTACGACTTAGGACTCTAA
- a CDS encoding type II toxin-antitoxin system PemK/MazF family toxin, giving the protein MTPARGQVYRCDLGYGAKPWLIVSNNQRNRHTADVVAIRLTTTSRRLPTWVALASSDPLTGYANADNIETLAKDELGDYLGALSPATMARVNTALAIALALPAGRSPRPQPPPTH; this is encoded by the coding sequence GTGACCCCGGCGCGAGGCCAGGTGTATCGCTGCGATCTCGGCTACGGCGCCAAACCGTGGCTGATCGTGTCCAACAACCAACGCAACCGCCACACCGCCGACGTGGTCGCCATCCGACTGACGACCACGTCCCGCCGGCTCCCAACCTGGGTGGCACTCGCCAGCAGCGATCCGCTGACCGGCTACGCGAACGCCGACAACATCGAAACGCTCGCTAAAGACGAACTCGGCGACTACCTCGGTGCGCTGTCGCCGGCCACCATGGCCCGCGTCAATACCGCGCTTGCCATCGCGCTCGCCCTGCCCGCGGGGCGCTCCCCTCGGCCACAACCCCCGCCCACGCATTAA
- a CDS encoding antitoxin — MAEEYSTRLRLDASTHQRLQDIVGKGHYRSSNAAIVDAINRLWDHVCEQELDAAYAAAVAENPSYPYESVAERAAARARRNRRQAVSE; from the coding sequence ATGGCGGAAGAATACTCCACACGATTGCGACTCGATGCGTCCACACATCAGCGCCTGCAAGACATTGTCGGAAAGGGCCACTACCGCAGCAGCAATGCCGCCATCGTGGACGCCATCAACCGTCTCTGGGACCACGTCTGCGAGCAGGAACTCGACGCGGCCTACGCCGCCGCGGTTGCCGAGAATCCCTCGTATCCATACGAATCCGTCGCCGAGCGCGCGGCCGCGCGCGCCCGGCGTAACCGACGCCAGGCGGTCAGCGAGTGA
- a CDS encoding helix-turn-helix domain-containing protein — MPDDVPEVKTYSLTEVAKMVLPPEMTDGVRWLSRRLNRGELSGYRVGRTWRMTLKDVEGLIEQHRERPLPGMRRDSGPILFLA, encoded by the coding sequence ATGCCCGACGACGTGCCAGAGGTCAAGACGTATTCGCTCACGGAAGTCGCGAAGATGGTTCTCCCGCCGGAGATGACGGATGGTGTGCGCTGGCTATCCCGTCGGTTGAACCGTGGCGAATTGTCGGGATACCGCGTCGGTCGTACCTGGCGCATGACGCTTAAGGACGTTGAAGGCTTGATCGAGCAGCACCGGGAGCGTCCCCTACCGGGGATGCGACGGGACAGCGGACCGATCTTGTTTCTTGCTTGA
- the istA gene encoding IS21 family transposase, whose amino-acid sequence MKSARERMNIISTYREVGTYRGAAELCGTTHKTVKRAVERAEAGGPPEREPRPRNFDAVRDLVAERVDKSRGRISAKRLLPIAKAAGYEGSPRNFRRLVAEQKALWRNDNHRGRRPAVWSPGEYLVIDWAEVAPGLFAFCAVLAFSRWRFVRFATDQKASTTLAMIADALATIGGVPAKVLADRMGCLKGGVVANVVVPTADYVRFATHYGFRPDWCEAADPQSKGIVEHLCGYAQSDLVVPLLTEAAVSGVPVSISAANAAAATWCAEVNATVHSEIVAVPDQRLAVERELLAALPSLRPEIGAASVTRKVDRLSCIRYGSARYSVPTRLIGASVNIVIDHGALVVVEPGTGAIVAEHELVAPGETSILDAHYDGPRPAPSRGPRPKTTVEHQFCALGEDAQAFLVGAAAIGNTRLGAELETLLGLGAAHGEAALTAALRRAVAFGRFRAADVRPILAAGTAPQPRPAGDALVLDLPTAPTRSLDAYKITRTRDGDAS is encoded by the coding sequence TTGAAGTCTGCAAGGGAGCGTATGAACATCATCTCGACCTATCGGGAGGTCGGAACCTATCGGGGGGCCGCCGAGTTGTGCGGCACCACCCACAAGACGGTCAAGCGCGCGGTTGAGCGCGCTGAGGCCGGTGGGCCGCCGGAGCGGGAGCCGCGGCCGCGCAATTTCGATGCGGTGCGCGACTTGGTGGCCGAGCGGGTGGACAAGTCGCGGGGCCGGATCTCGGCCAAGCGGTTGTTGCCGATCGCGAAAGCGGCCGGTTATGAGGGATCACCGCGCAACTTTCGTCGGCTGGTAGCCGAACAGAAAGCGTTGTGGCGCAACGATAATCATCGTGGCCGTCGCCCGGCTGTGTGGTCGCCGGGTGAGTATCTGGTGATCGACTGGGCCGAGGTCGCGCCGGGTTTGTTCGCTTTCTGCGCGGTGCTGGCGTTCTCGCGGTGGCGATTCGTGCGGTTCGCCACCGATCAGAAAGCCTCCACCACGCTGGCGATGATCGCCGATGCGCTGGCCACGATCGGCGGGGTCCCGGCCAAAGTGTTGGCCGATCGGATGGGCTGTCTGAAGGGTGGGGTGGTCGCCAACGTGGTGGTGCCCACCGCTGACTATGTCCGATTCGCCACCCATTACGGCTTCCGCCCGGATTGGTGTGAGGCCGCTGACCCGCAATCGAAGGGCATCGTGGAGCACCTGTGCGGCTACGCGCAGTCCGACCTGGTGGTACCGCTGCTGACCGAGGCGGCCGTGTCGGGTGTGCCGGTGAGCATCTCCGCGGCCAACGCGGCCGCGGCCACGTGGTGCGCGGAGGTCAACGCCACGGTGCACTCAGAAATCGTCGCGGTCCCCGACCAGCGCCTGGCGGTCGAGCGCGAGCTGTTGGCGGCGCTGCCATCGCTGCGCCCCGAGATCGGTGCGGCCTCGGTGACCCGCAAGGTCGATCGGCTCTCCTGCATCCGCTACGGTTCGGCGCGCTACTCGGTGCCCACCCGGTTGATCGGGGCCAGCGTGAACATCGTCATCGATCACGGGGCGCTGGTGGTGGTGGAGCCGGGCACCGGGGCGATCGTGGCCGAGCACGAACTCGTCGCACCCGGGGAGACATCGATCCTCGATGCGCACTACGACGGTCCCAGGCCTGCGCCCAGCCGTGGGCCGCGCCCGAAAACCACAGTGGAGCACCAGTTCTGCGCTTTGGGTGAGGATGCGCAAGCGTTTCTGGTGGGTGCCGCCGCGATCGGCAACACCCGCCTGGGTGCTGAGTTGGAGACCCTGCTCGGGCTGGGTGCCGCCCACGGCGAGGCCGCGCTGACCGCGGCGCTGCGGCGGGCGGTGGCGTTCGGGCGGTTCCGCGCCGCCGATGTGCGCCCCATCCTGGCCGCCGGCACCGCGCCGCAGCCCCGCCCGGCCGGGGATGCGCTGGTGCTGGATCTGCCCACCGCGCCGACGCGGTCCCTGGACGCCTACAAGATCACCCGCACGCGTGACGGGGACGCCTCATGA
- a CDS encoding DUF732 domain-containing protein — protein MKRVFVAVAAATAVLGVIAPPAGADTVAYLVNVHVRPGYNFPNAEAAIGYGRTICDRVAAKMNYAQLVDQVKADFRTSDYYQGAYLINQAVNELCPAQIWQLRQSAAGYTYSASITG, from the coding sequence ATGAAGCGCGTGTTCGTGGCAGTTGCGGCGGCTACCGCCGTCCTCGGCGTCATCGCCCCGCCGGCCGGCGCCGACACCGTGGCCTATCTCGTCAACGTTCATGTCCGGCCGGGCTACAACTTCCCGAACGCCGAGGCCGCGATCGGCTACGGCAGGACGATCTGCGACCGGGTCGCCGCGAAGATGAACTATGCGCAACTCGTCGATCAGGTGAAGGCCGACTTCCGGACCTCGGACTACTACCAGGGCGCCTACCTCATCAACCAAGCGGTCAACGAGCTGTGCCCGGCGCAGATCTGGCAGCTGCGGCAGTCGGCCGCCGGATACACCTACTCAGCCAGCATCACTGGGTAG
- a CDS encoding cupin domain-containing protein has translation MTLSRDELDEFAKSMARAGGRDSQHVGEKHLVVSSAEAHWIQTASPSQIGLLLRIPARSIEIFLQKIPAGEASDLHRHVHESIHFVQHGSGWSEIGDQRVRWSAGSFVYTPPWIWHRHYADDGRDVEMIVIENSRLLAAVDASQRESMGNASFADAFGANTE, from the coding sequence ATGACTCTATCCCGTGACGAGTTAGACGAATTCGCCAAGAGTATGGCGCGAGCAGGAGGTCGCGACAGCCAGCACGTGGGGGAGAAGCATCTCGTCGTTAGCTCCGCCGAGGCGCACTGGATCCAGACTGCAAGCCCATCGCAAATTGGGTTGCTCCTGCGAATACCCGCTCGCTCTATTGAGATTTTTCTGCAGAAGATTCCCGCGGGGGAGGCTAGCGACCTTCATCGACACGTACATGAGTCGATCCACTTCGTGCAACATGGCTCGGGCTGGTCGGAAATTGGCGATCAACGCGTGCGGTGGAGCGCCGGCAGCTTCGTGTATACGCCGCCGTGGATCTGGCATCGCCACTATGCCGACGACGGGCGCGACGTGGAGATGATCGTCATCGAAAACTCTCGCCTCCTAGCGGCGGTGGACGCCAGCCAGAGGGAGAGCATGGGCAACGCCAGCTTCGCCGACGCGTTCGGCGCGAACACGGAATAG
- a CDS encoding CAP domain-containing protein, with protein sequence MCNSTHEKRPRGDQLDARRPNPGAMKMVREPSGRRRLRHPLTLTVGIVAVLGVQALLITPAAHGDNKRLNDGVVANVYTIQRQAGCVSDIKISPSLQLAAQWHARDALTNRNVNGDVGSDGSTLQQRAEAAGFSGAVSETVAINPALAFSGIELINQWYHDPVDLAVMSDCSNTRIGVWSENSVDRTVVVAVYGKPQ encoded by the coding sequence GTGTGTAACTCGACCCACGAAAAGCGGCCCCGCGGTGATCAACTCGACGCCCGGCGACCGAACCCGGGCGCAATGAAGATGGTCAGAGAGCCATCAGGCCGCCGCCGCCTCCGACACCCTTTGACGCTCACGGTAGGTATCGTTGCGGTGCTTGGCGTGCAAGCACTACTGATAACGCCCGCCGCACATGGCGATAACAAGCGCCTCAATGACGGCGTAGTAGCGAACGTATACACCATTCAACGCCAAGCGGGCTGCGTGAGCGACATCAAGATTAGTCCGAGTCTCCAGCTCGCTGCGCAGTGGCACGCACGCGATGCGTTGACCAACCGCAACGTCAACGGCGATGTCGGATCGGATGGTTCTACGCTACAGCAGCGGGCGGAGGCCGCGGGATTTAGCGGCGCGGTGTCAGAGACCGTGGCCATCAATCCCGCGCTCGCGTTCAGCGGTATCGAGTTGATTAACCAGTGGTATCACGATCCGGTCGATCTCGCAGTCATGTCCGACTGCTCGAACACCCGGATCGGGGTCTGGTCAGAGAATTCCGTCGACCGCACCGTTGTCGTGGCGGTGTACGGCAAGCCCCAATGA